From one Mobula birostris isolate sMobBir1 chromosome 20, sMobBir1.hap1, whole genome shotgun sequence genomic stretch:
- the ten1 gene encoding CST complex subunit TEN1 isoform X2, with translation MLPQPGVFHFLWEICSGTVNEGSAVRTFGRLTDYDAEISKADLSVHHNSIDYHLRVLTSLVEPFEVQIGAKYLVLGEMETTTGNVPVIQARLLINADGVDFPLLERAVQEQRRYFQQRDRSALETEIADRKDV, from the exons ATGCTACCACAGCCTGGTGTCTTTCACTTTTTGTGGGAGATTTGTTCAGGTACAGTGAATGAAGGAAGTGCAGTGAGAACCTTTGGCAG GTTAACTGACTATGATGCTGAGATATCGAAGGcagatctctctgttcatcaCAACTCAATTGATTACCATCTTCGGGTCCTAACTTCACTGGTGGAACCATTTGAAGTTCAGATTGGAGCAAAATATTTGGTACTTGGAGAGATGGAAACCACAACAG GCAATGTTCCTGTGATCCAGGCTCGGCTACTAATTAACGCGGATGGAGTTGACTTTCCATTACTGGAACGTGCTGTACAAGAACAGAGAAGGTACTTCCAACAAAGAGACAGAAGTGCCCTTGAAACTGAGATAGCAGACAGAAAAGATGTGTGA